A single genomic interval of Sebastes umbrosus isolate fSebUmb1 chromosome 11, fSebUmb1.pri, whole genome shotgun sequence harbors:
- the LOC119497010 gene encoding protein rapunzel-like isoform X2 → MASQLQQLVADKKDMVETVMEVFEQGAEVVASIAGDLFPIFSIAAPLVKLALDNVESKEAAFMKDQFQKVRERLEVISEEIKRINDEIKKSGLDAVYFPVEENITNQFRKYMDILNAKPKFREVKKKLFLDHFAKTGGDKNLITLYNSVTGDNFSGESVLEITLNYEEKSRRPVEDFCARLKKLFCIGLIALLGHAALKGYDEEDALLKDWGEKMNTVQAKMNAVIEDCIVSFPKQAEMDSRRLVRDESNLTNQQLADAIIEHLKKKYDWVGWSVRIFKSPSGLFANKKDFHCPTGKSRFQVPSTDEKLNVWVSYSSSAEPVDENHIQQLIQSQKKLTVVGVAEVLFEKLPGACVVHTVKTSRDLACSWSFKDELHYWGEHKNFYVCVHSA, encoded by the coding sequence ATGGCAAGCCAGCTGCAGCAGCTTGTAGCGGATAAGAAGGACATGGTGGAGACTGTGATGGAAGTGTTTGAACAGGGAGCTGAAGTGGTGGCCAGTATCGCCGGCGACCTTTTCCCCATTTTCTCCATCGCCGCCCCGCTTGTTAAACTGGCTCTGGACAACGTGGAAAGCAAAGAGGCCGCGTTCATGAAGGACCAGTTTCAGAAGGTGCGAGAGCGTCTGGAGGTGATCTCAGAGGAGATAAAACGAATCAACGATGAGATCAAGAAGAGCGGATTGGATGCCGTGTATTTCCCAGTGGAGGAGAACATCACTAACCAGTTCAGGAAGTACATGGACATCCTCAACGCCAAACCCAAGTTCCGGGAGGTCAAGAAGAAGCTTTTCCTGGATCATTTTGCCAAGACCGGCGGTGACAAAAACCTGATCACCCTCTACAACTCGGTGACGGGAGATAACTTCTCTGGGGAATCTGTGCTGGAGATCACCCTGAACTACGAGGAGAAAAGTCGCCGGCCGGTGGAGGACTTCTGCGCCAGGCTGAAGAAGCTCTTCTGCATCGGGCTCATCGCACTTTTGGGCCACGCAGCCCTGAAGGGATACGATGAGGAGGACGCGCTCCTGAAAGACTGGGGTGAGAAGATGAACACTGTCCAGGCTAAAATGAATGCTGTCATTGAAGACTGCATCGTCAGCTTCCCTAAACAGGCTGAGATGGATTCCCGTCGACTGGTGAGAGACGAGTCAAACTTAACCAACCAGCAGCTAGCCGATGCTATCATAGAGCATTTGAAGAAGAAGTACGACTGGGTGGGCTGGTCCGTGCGTATATTCAAGTCCCCTTCAGGCCTGTTCGCCAACAAGAAGGATTTCCACTGCCCGACAGGGAAGAGTCGCTTCCAGGTCCCTTCAACAGACGAGAAACTCAACGTCTGGGTGTCCTACAGCTCTTCGGCCGAGCCTGTGGATGAGAATCACATCCAGCAGCTGATCCAGAGTCAGAAGAAACTCACGGTGGTGGGTGTAGCGGAGGTCCTGTTTGAGAAGTTGCCCGGCGCCTGCGTGGTCCACACGGTCAAAACCAGCAGAGACCTGGCCTGCTCCTGGAGCTTCAAAGACGAGCTCCACTACTGGGGGGAGCACAAGAACTTCTACGTCTGCGTTCACTCGGCTTGA